The following are encoded together in the Deinococcus yavapaiensis KR-236 genome:
- a CDS encoding YybH family protein: MHPVAEFFMAGITAFNAHDLDEFLRQFADDIEMFTPTGWLHGRSEVRERFEQTFRRFLAVRMEIEDLQARDVSADTVVTTFRFRVFPMGQGPAFHGVGSGVYVRREDAWVEVLEHETVVRTDEGLGVGR; the protein is encoded by the coding sequence ATGCACCCCGTTGCGGAGTTCTTCATGGCAGGCATTACGGCGTTCAACGCGCACGATCTCGATGAGTTCCTGCGTCAGTTCGCGGATGACATTGAGATGTTCACGCCGACTGGGTGGTTACACGGTCGATCTGAGGTACGTGAACGCTTCGAACAGACCTTCCGGCGTTTCCTGGCTGTCCGGATGGAAATCGAGGATCTCCAAGCGCGTGATGTAAGTGCTGACACCGTCGTGACGACCTTTCGCTTTCGTGTGTTTCCGATGGGGCAAGGTCCTGCCTTTCATGGTGTCGGAAGTGGCGTGTACGTCCGGCGGGAGGATGCATGGGTGGAAGTCTTGGAGCACGAGACGGTCGTGAGGACGGATGAAGGTCTTGGCGTGGGGCGTTGA